In the genome of Lycium ferocissimum isolate CSIRO_LF1 unplaced genomic scaffold, AGI_CSIRO_Lferr_CH_V1 ctg51, whole genome shotgun sequence, one region contains:
- the LOC132044659 gene encoding uncharacterized protein LOC132044659, whose protein sequence is MALLSFLGRLLFVSVFVLSAYQEFSEFGVDGGSAAKALKPKFDVLSKHVATHTGLQVPHVEMKHLVFGALIMKGLGSLLFVFGSSLGAIILVLYQAIATPVLYDFYNYDVDKKEFAQLIVKFTQSLALLGALLFFIGMKNSMPKRSPPKKKAHKTKTV, encoded by the exons ATGGCTTTATTATCCTTCTTAGGGAGACTTCTATTTGTATCAGTCTTTGTTCTCTCTGCTTATCAAGA GTTCAGTGAATTTGGGGTTGATGGTGGGTCAGCAGCAAAAGCACTAAAACCTAAGTTCGATGTTTTGTCAAAGCATGTCGCCACACATACTGGACTTCAAGTACCACATGTAGAG ATGAAACATCTAGTGTTTGGGGCCTTAATCATGAAGGGTCTTGGAAGCCTTCTCTTTGTCTTTGGTAGCTCTCTTGGAGCTATCATCCTG GTTCTGTATCAGGCCATTGCTACTCCCGTTTTGTATGACTTCTACAACTACGATGTCGACAAGAAAGAGTTTGCTCAACTTATTGTCAAGTTTACTCAG AGCTTGGCACTCCTCGGCGCATTGCTCTTTTTCATTGGCATGAAGAACTCGATGCCCAAGAGATCTCCCCCGAAGAAGAAAGCCCACAAGACAAAAACAGTTTAA